The window CCTTCGCGTTGAAATCCGGCGAGGGGGCGCGCTCCGGCAGCGCTTTCATAAGGGTTATTATGTCCCGGTCTCCGCTCATATCAAGTGATACGTCCTCCCGTCCCGGCGGGTTGCATTTTTTTCATCAGCAACGCACGCGCCCGGAACAGCCGGGCTTTGACAGTCCCCTCCGGCACACCCAGAACGGCGGCGATTTCGGAGCAGCCCATCCCCTCCCGGTATTGCAGCAGCAGCGCCTCCCGGTACAGCGGCGGCAGGCGGGCAAGCAGCGCCTCGGCCTCTTCATGCTCAAAATTCCGGGCCGCCGCCGCTTCCGTGGAGGAGGAGGGATCCTCTATTTCAAGCGGGCGCTCCTCATCATCCAGCGACAGCTGTTCCGGCCTTTTTTTCCGCAAATGGTCCATGCAGCAGTTATGCGCTATCGCAAACAGCCAGGTCATGAAAGGCCGCCGCCTGTCATAAGAGGCCAGATTGGCGAAAACCTTCAGGAAAACAGTCTGGGCAATATCCTCGGCGTCCTCCGGAGCGGCGGCAAAGCGCAGTATGAAGCTGAAAATCCGGTTTTTGTGAATATTCAGCAATTCCTCATACGCGGCTTCATCGCCCCGAAGGCAGTTATCCAGCACCCTTTCATCCATCATTAAATATACGGCTCCCGTTCACTTGCGGTTGCGCTTTGTGTATAATCTAGGATACTATATGCGAACACCGGGGGCACTATGTCCGAAGTCAAACGAAAAATAGCGGTGGTAGACGACCATCCGATGATGCGCAGCGCGCTGGCCGACATGATCAAGGCCAAGACCAGCCATATATTCGCCGGAGAGGCCTGCAACCTCTCCCAGGCCAGGGCGCTGATAAAAAAGACTTCCCCCGACGTGGTCATCCTGGACATTTCCATGCCGGACGGCAGCGGGCTGGAGCTTGTGCGCGAGCTTAAGGCCATGCTGCCCCGCACCAGCTTTCTGGTGTTTTCCATGCACGACGAGCAGACCTACGCCGCCCGCGCGCTGCGCGCCGGCGCCAGCGGCTATGTGATGAAGACCGAGCCGTTCGACACCGTGCTTGTCGCCATAGACAGGGTGCTGGCCGGGGAGATTTTCATAAAGGAAGAGCTTAAAAACGACGTTCTGGTCAGCCTGCTGGATTCTGGCGATTCAAGCCGCACGCCGGACAAAAGGCTCTCCGACCGGGAAATTGAGATTTTCCGCGCAA of the Elusimicrobiales bacterium genome contains:
- a CDS encoding RNA polymerase sigma factor, translated to MMDERVLDNCLRGDEAAYEELLNIHKNRIFSFILRFAAAPEDAEDIAQTVFLKVFANLASYDRRRPFMTWLFAIAHNCCMDHLRKKRPEQLSLDDEERPLEIEDPSSSTEAAAARNFEHEEAEALLARLPPLYREALLLQYREGMGCSEIAAVLGVPEGTVKARLFRARALLMKKMQPAGTGGRIT
- a CDS encoding response regulator transcription factor, which encodes MSEVKRKIAVVDDHPMMRSALADMIKAKTSHIFAGEACNLSQARALIKKTSPDVVILDISMPDGSGLELVRELKAMLPRTSFLVFSMHDEQTYAARALRAGASGYVMKTEPFDTVLVAIDRVLAGEIFIKEELKNDVLVSLLDSGDSSRTPDKRLSDREIEIFRAMGRGRTTREIAESFNLSVKTVQAYRERIKAKLGIANATELIQRAVQWIQESEQPDKL